The following is a genomic window from Niabella soli DSM 19437.
AATTAGGTGTGCAGGCGGGGAATTTTCAGCTCACATCGGTAGCCTCGCAAACCATTGCACCTTTTCCCAATTACTATAGACTCGATTCTACCAGGCCGCGGAATTATATGATGTTTCATTATCTTACCTGGCAGGCAACCAACTGGCTGAAGTTGGGCTTCTTTGAAAGTACGTTGTTTAATAGTAAGATCAATGGAGGTTTTCAGGTAGGCTATTTAAACCCTGCTATGTTTAACCGTGCCTATTCGTCTTATACCGGCAATAGTGCAAAATCAAGTATTGGTCTCGACTTTAAAGCAAATTTTGCGCATTATTTCCAGCTATACGGCCAATGGCTGATCAACGAATTTGTGGTGAGCAAAGTGCTGAAATCAAACGGTCCCTGGGTGAATAAGTTCGGGTACCAGATAGGGGCTAAGTACGCAGATGCCTTTACTGTCAAAAACCTGGATCTGCAGGTGGAAGGCAATTTTGTACGACCTTTTACCTATACTGATAAATGGGCGCAAAACAATTTTCTCCATTATAATCAACCTTTGGCGCACCCGTTGGGAGCCAACTTTCGTGAATTTGTAGGTATCGCTAATTACCAGCCGCTGCCCCGGCTGTATCTGAAAGCAATGTTGATCACTTATAACAAGGGGCTGGATAGCACCAATTATTATACCGCCTGGGGCTCGCCCAGCAACGGGGGCGATCTGTTCAGGAACTACAACGATGGGAGGTTGTCTAATGATGGCTACCATATCGGCGGCGGTATTGCAAATAAAGCAATGCTGGGCTCCTTTACTGTTTCTTATGAAGTGCTTCAAAACCTGTTTGTTGATCTCAGCGCACTATACCGTAAATACAGAGTGGCGGGCATTCCGGACAATACTACCAAATGGCTTTCTGTAGGATTGCGCTGGAATATGGCGCGGCGTGATTTTATTTTCTAAACATGCGGGTTATAGGGCTTGTTTATTTTTTATTAACTGCATCGGCTCTAAGCGGCCAGGTAAAACCTGATGCGCGGGCAATTGAATGGTCTTCCGGCCGGGTTTTACGAGTGTCAGATTTCAAAGTTGTAAAGGAAGGGCATTCTGCTCCGGAAAGTCTGGGAGGTAACCAGGCGGTAACGAGAACCGGTTTCCTCTATACATCAACCCAAATAAATTCAGGAAAGGAAAAAGGGCGGAATCGTATTAAAGTACAGGCGTTAATGTATCCTCAACATTCTTATATAAGAGCCGGGGTGTTAAAAGCCGCTCCCTCTGCAATTGCTTATCTTATGAACCATGAGCAGAAACATTTTGATATATCAGAGATTTACGCCCGCCAGGCCGCCCGTTTTTTACAAACACACCGGTTTACTAAAAACTACGGCCCCGAAATAACAAATGAAATGAAACGTCTTTTTAAAGAAGCGGCTGCCTTTCAAAAGCGTTATGATGATGAAACAAATAACGGAAGAAGCCGGGCAAAGCAGCAGCTCTGGGACAAATATATTCATGAAAAACTGAAGGAAGTTTCGGCCTATAGCCAGAAAGATTTTCTTTTGAATGTGCAGTGATAGAGAACCGGCATCAAAATTAGTGCTATTCCCGGTCAGCGAGGATACTGTCCTTAACGCTGCCTTTTAATAAAATTGCTGCGGGTGCATTATAAGATATCGCGAAATCGGATTGTCTTGCTTGTGGCGCTTACTTATTTTGTGTAGGCATTTTTGTTATGCAATTCCATCCAAAGAGAAGGGTCTGCTATCTCTTTCCAGCCAAACTGCCTGTATAATTGATGCGCGTCGCCGGTAAGTAAAATCCATCTTCGCAGTCCCTGTAAATCGGGGTGATTCATTATTGTTTCCATAAGCCATTTTGACAACCCCATTCCCCTGTAATCCTTTACAATAAATACATCACCGAGGTATGCAATCGTCGAAAAATCGGATATAATTCTTGCGAAGCCAATTTGCCTGCTGCCCGTATAAACCCCGAAGCATAACGAGTTTTCAATAGAAACAAGCACCCTGTCTTTGGGAATATTCAAACACCAATACGCCTCCTTTGCAAGAAAAGTATAAATGGTATCAATATCCAACTTCGTTTTATCAGTTGAAATACAAAAATCGTTTTTAACTATTGTCAGGTCGGTCATTGTAAAATGAATGGTTGTGTTGCATCAACTGCCCAGGGCCTGCAATACATCATATTTGGTAATGATGTGGTAATTGCCCGCTTCGTCCTTACTCATTACTGCGCCGTTTACTTTTGTCAGATAAGACTTGAGCTTTTCGAGCGGCGTGTCAAAAGCTACCAAAGGAAATGCCGCTTCCATTACGTTGGCGATCACTTCATTTTTTAGATCGGGATTGGAGAATATTTTCTGGAAAAGGCCGTTTTCACTAATAGAGCCCGCCATTCCCGTACCGTTCATTACAGGTATCAGTTCAATGTCATATTTACGCATCAGCTCAACCGCATCACTAACCGTTTGATCGATTTTTACGCTGATAAGCTTATTGTTTGCCGGACGCCCGCTGATAATGTCTTTAAAGGTTTTTACCTCAAGGAAGCCGCGTTCCATCATCCATTGGTCGTTATAGATCTTGGCTACATACCTGCTGCCGTGATCATGGAAAATGCACACTACCAGATCGTCTTTTTTGAGACTGTCTTTCAATTGCATCAACCCCTTTAAACAACTTCCCGCGCTGTAACCGCAAAACAGGCCTTCTTCCTTTGCCAGCTTACGGGCCATAACAGCGCCGTCTTTATCCGTTACCTGGGTGAAAGCGTCAATGATCGACATATCATAATTTTTGGGCACAAAATCTTCCCCAAAGCCTTCGCTAAAATAGGGGTACACCTGGTTCATATCAATTTCGCCGGTATTAAAGTACTTGGTAAGCAGGGAGCCATAGGCATCCACGGCCCATATTTTAATGTCGGGGTTTTGTTCTTTCAGGTATTTGGCGGTGCCGGTAATGGTGCCGCCGGTACCGGCTGTACAAACCAAGTGCGTAATTTTCCCTTCGGTCTGTTTCCATATTTCCGGGCCGGTAGTTTCATAATGCGCCAGCCGGTTGGCAAGATTATCGTACTGGTTCATGTGGTAGGAGTTGGGAACTTCTTTCGCCAGTCTTGCCGCCACACTATAATAGCTTTGGGGGTCTTCTGGTTCCACATTGGTGGGGCAAACAATTACTTCTGCCCCCATCGCCTTTAGTACATCTGCTTTTTCCTTGGACTGTTTATCGGTAGTAACAAATATGCATTTGTATCCTTTTACAATGGCTCCCAAAGCCAGACCCATTCCGGTATTGCCGCTGGTTCCTTCAATAATTGTTCCCCCCGGTTTCAATTTCCCTTCCGCCTCGGCCACTTCAATCATTTTAATGGCCATGCGGTCTTTAATGCTGTTGCCGGGGTTAAAATAATCTACTTTGGCAACTACGGTGCAAGGCAACTCTCTTGTGATCTTATTCAACCGGATTAAAGGAGTGTTCCCGATGGTTTCAAGTATATTGTTCTTTATATCCATATTATTGGGTTTTTAAATAATCGGTTGCCCGGGCTACTACAGGGTCCGTCAGGTTCAATACCTGGTAAAAGCCATTATCTCTCCATTTAAAACGGGCCAGGTAGGCCTCCATCCGGTTTTCAACCCTTACGCGTTCCGAATCGGGAACGGTGGACAGGTTGGCAGAGTCCTTTTTTGCCCAGCCCACAAATTCCAGCCACATTTTTTTCCCGGGCTGAAATTGCTGCGAAAAGGTAAGCGGAGAGGGATAGGGGTCTAACACCTTCTGATTATCAAGATAATAATGTAGTACAAATTCATTAAAAGAACCATTAAAGAAAAGCTTATTGATTTCCTTTGAGGTCTTTGTGGTATCCAGTCCCACAAAAATATCCGGCATAATACCTCCACTGCCGTACAAGATACGCCCCGAGGGGGTTTTATATTGTTTCCCTGTATTCACCTTATTGCTATCGGCAAAGTAGGCCTGCCCGTTGGCATAGCGGCT
Proteins encoded in this region:
- a CDS encoding DUF922 domain-containing protein, translating into MSDFKVVKEGHSAPESLGGNQAVTRTGFLYTSTQINSGKEKGRNRIKVQALMYPQHSYIRAGVLKAAPSAIAYLMNHEQKHFDISEIYARQAARFLQTHRFTKNYGPEITNEMKRLFKEAAAFQKRYDDETNNGRSRAKQQLWDKYIHEKLKEVSAYSQKDFLLNVQ
- a CDS encoding GNAT family N-acetyltransferase; the protein is MTDLTIVKNDFCISTDKTKLDIDTIYTFLAKEAYWCLNIPKDRVLVSIENSLCFGVYTGSRQIGFARIISDFSTIAYLGDVFIVKDYRGMGLSKWLMETIMNHPDLQGLRRWILLTGDAHQLYRQFGWKEIADPSLWMELHNKNAYTK
- a CDS encoding pyridoxal-phosphate dependent enzyme produces the protein MDIKNNILETIGNTPLIRLNKITRELPCTVVAKVDYFNPGNSIKDRMAIKMIEVAEAEGKLKPGGTIIEGTSGNTGMGLALGAIVKGYKCIFVTTDKQSKEKADVLKAMGAEVIVCPTNVEPEDPQSYYSVAARLAKEVPNSYHMNQYDNLANRLAHYETTGPEIWKQTEGKITHLVCTAGTGGTITGTAKYLKEQNPDIKIWAVDAYGSLLTKYFNTGEIDMNQVYPYFSEGFGEDFVPKNYDMSIIDAFTQVTDKDGAVMARKLAKEEGLFCGYSAGSCLKGLMQLKDSLKKDDLVVCIFHDHGSRYVAKIYNDQWMMERGFLEVKTFKDIISGRPANNKLISVKIDQTVSDAVELMRKYDIELIPVMNGTGMAGSISENGLFQKIFSNPDLKNEVIANVMEAAFPLVAFDTPLEKLKSYLTKVNGAVMSKDEAGNYHIITKYDVLQALGS